The genomic stretch GAGTGACCGTGGTTGACCGTTCCTCACCCTGGTTAATGGCCCGCTAATGGCCCGGCGATCAGCCCGATCCCCTCGGGATTGCCGTGCATCGTCGATATGGCGCGAAAATCTCTCTTGCCGGGCTTGATGCAGTGAGGCGACACTGCAACGTGCACTCCGATGAGCAAGCCAATCAGGTGGTCGAGGAGTTGACGGGCCATATCTACACGGCATTGCGCGACGGCGGCCTCGAAGCCGAACCCGTCGTCGAACTGGCGTCCTTGCTGGAGGCATGGGGCAAAAGCACTCCGGCTACGCGGGAACTCCTCGAACGCCCCGCTACCCATCTGACCACGGCTGACCTGACCCGCCTGAGCGAGAGCCTTCTCGGCGACGCCAACTTCGAGCCGACCTTCGCCCTCGAACCCCGTCTGTGGACGACGCTGGAGCACGCGTTAGAGGTCGTGGAGCGTGACGTTCGCACCAGCGGGATCACCGGTACGCTTCGCTTGGTCACCCAAGACTGGGACAGCAGTGGTCTCGCCTGGGTGGAGTTCCAGGGTGGTTATCACGGCAACGGCATCGAACCCATCGCGGGCAGTAGCGCTCAAGGGGCGCTCGCGGATGTCGCCGATGCCGTCCAAGAAACGATCATGGAGTTGATTCGGAAGGTCTGGCCTGTCTGCACCACGCACGATCAAGGCCTGCACGCCGGATATGAACATGGGACGGCCGTTTGGCGGTGCACCGGCGATGGGACGCATACCGTCGCACCGGTCGGTGAACTGCCTTGATCGCGTCGGTGCATGCATGGGGATGCGCGCCGAAGTACGGACAGACGACCGGTTGCTTCTGAGCTCGGTCAGCCGTGCCAGACTACCTGGATGATCTCTACCAGCCGCCGGTACTCGACAATCAGATACGTGATCATCCCTGCTCCACCTTCGCCAAAGGTGTGAGTCCTCATGGGGGCGTCAGGCCGTTCCTTCACGAATGGATTGCCGTTCCAGGGGGCGACTTGCAGAAAGACAGTTGCCTCGAGGAAGGGTGCGAGCGCCTCGGCCGGCAAGGCCCTCTCTGTCAGGGTTTGTTGAGACTGATGTGACTACAGTTCATCTGACTGATGAGGGTGAGTAAGGATCTCAACGAACCGTGAGCATGAGACTGGCCGAGCGTTCCCCGGCGTCGATCGCCGATGATGGAGCAATGAGCTCGGGTAAGGGCAAGCAGGGGCCACGCGCGGACCGGCCGCGGCGGCGGACGTTCACGCCCGAGTACAAGCAGGCGATCTTGGCCGAATACGACGCGCTGACCGAACCGGGCGCGCGGGGCGCGCTGCTGCGGCGGGAAGGGCTGTACTCCTCGCATCTCGTGGAGTGGCGGCGGGCGGCCGAGGCGGGAGCGCTGGACGGCCTGGCCAAGGGCGGCAAACGCTCGGGCAAGAGCGGCGAGCAGGCCGAGCTGGAGCGGCTGCGGCGCAAGGTGGAAGCGCTCGAGGCCGAACTGGCCCGAAAAGACGCGGCGTTGGATCTGGTGGGAAAAGCACATGCGCTCTTGGAGACGCTCTCCGAGAGCGCGGCCTCAAAGCCGAGGTCGAACAGGCGATAGGCGAGGTCTTCGCTGACCTGGAAGCCGTCACCTCGACCAGCGCGGCGTGCGCGCTGCTGGGCAAGTCGCGGGCCAGCCTGTATCGCCAACGCGCCCGGGCCAGTGGCCCGCCGCGTAAGCCCGGCCCCGTCGAGCCGCCGCCCAACGCGCTGACGCTCGACGAGCGTGAGCGCGTGCTGGCAGTGCTGACCGAGCCGCGCTTCGCCGACAAGGCAGTCGCGCAGATCTGGGCCGAATTGCTGGACGAAGGGGTCTACCTGGCCTCTCAATCGACCATGTACCGGCTGCTGCGCGAGCAGGGACTGGTGCGCGAGCGGCGTCGGCTGGCCGCGCATCCGGCCCATGTCAAACCCGAGTTGGTGGCCCATCAGCCGAACGACGTGTGGAGCTGGGATATCACCCGCCTGCCCGGCCCGACCCGCGGCACCTTCTACCAGCTGTATGTGATGCTCGATATCTTCAGCCGTTACCCGGTGGGCTGGCGGCTGGAGGCGGCCGAGGACGCCGCCATCGCCGAGCGGTGGATGGCCGGACTGATCACGGCACACGGCCGGCCCAAGGCGATCCACGCCGACCGGGGCAGCGCGATGACGTCCAAGAACGTCGCTCAGTTACTGGTGGACCTGGGGGTGCAGCGCAGCCATTCCCGCCCGCGCGTGTCCAACGACAACCCCTATTCGGAAGCCCAGTTCAAGACGCTGAAGTACCGCTTCGACTTCCCCGAGCAGTTCTCCTCGATCGAGCACGCGCACGCCTGGTGCACCGATTTCTTCGACTACTACCGGCACGAGCACCGTCATGCGGCGCTGGGGCTGCACACCCCGGCCTCGGTCTACTTCGGCACCGCCGGGCAGATCCAGCTCCAGCGAGCTCAGGTTCTGGCCGCGGCCTATGCGGCCAATCCAACGCGGTTCGGCCGACCGCCGACCCCGCCCCCTATGCCCACCGCGGCGTGGATCAATCCACCGACCCCACAAGCGCTCATAGCGTCCACATAGCAAGAGACTGTCTCAAGATCCTTGACAGGTACCGAGGCTGCGATCTGCTCATCTACCTGCTTGCTCTAACCGACTGTGTACATCTATAGGTCCAGCTTCACGCCGAGCGCAGCAGCCCGCTCGGCCAAGACCTCACGGAGCGGCCGGCCTTGGACGTACTCGCCACTCTCTATCTGCTCTTGCACTCGAGCAGCTTGCTCCATGACCTCTTCGTACTCGCCAGTTGCCTTCATCCTGGCTATATGACACCAGTGAGCCAGCAGATCATTTACCGGTGAGAGGTCCAGTTCCTCGGTGGCCTTGGCCATAGCCTGCCGGTAGTCCTTGTCGAAGTGACCGCGGTCGGCAGGAGGCAGGCACGCGCGGATGTTACGAGGACTCCGATCACCGTTCAGCGACTCGACGATCTGATCAGGAGTCCTCGCGATGACCGGCTCGTACGGCTCAGCTGTCACGTTGCCACCTCCGGCTGAAAGCGTCCGTGCACTGATCAACTGGACGCATGCGTACGCCTTCGAGCTTAGCGGCTTGCCCGCCCTCAATCTCGTGACGTGCGGCTACGCCTTCCGTCGCCGCAACACCACAGCGGCTCCTGCTGTTGCAGTCCTGGACCAGCCTTCCGGTTTCCTTGGCCGCCCTCGTGCCAGACATACTGGGCACGGCGAGATGAGCTTGCCTTGACGCGACAAGACCCAGGCGCCGAATCCATCGGTCTACCTGGGCTTTCGTGTTGAGAGCGGGTGACGGGAATCGAACCCGTGCTGTCAGCTTGGGAACTGCATCGATCATGGCCTGATGAGGCGCTGAGCTGCGAAGAAACCGGGTCGTGAGTGACCGTGGTTGACTGCTCGTCACCCCTCTTAATGGCCCGCTAATGGCCCGACCGGCCAACGCGTGACCTGCCCGGACAGAGCGAGTCGATGCACTCTCGTTGCGGTGTCCCGTGATGCTCGACAGGGTGGGGATGGTGATCGAGATCGACGGCGCTTTCTACCGCATCAGCAAGCCCAGCTTCGAGATGCTGATCCCACGCTGGGAAGGGTACGCTCCCGAAACCGCCGACCAAGCCGACGCGACCATCACACTGTCCGACGGCACTCGCCGGTCCGCGACGTTCATGACGTTCGGCGTCGTCAGCAAGATCATGGATCGTTGGCGGGACACAGGCGAGTGCCTCAGCGGCCGGTACTTCTGGTGCTCCGATCTGGTCGTCATCCGTGAACCCGGCTTCGACTCGATGATCGCCGCAGTGCAGGACATGATCGCGACTGGGGAAATCGACGACGCATACGGCGTCCTGCCGCCTCTTGATGAGGAGGCCATGGATCAGTAGTGGATGGCTAACCCGGGATCCACCAGCAGTAGAGCATTTCATCGCTCTCCTTGGCCCGCCGCGCAAGGGCGACGAGCTCCTCGACCACGTCCAACACGTCACCGTCGCGGAAAGGGCAGAGCGGCTCCATCGTCCAACGCCGGGCCACTTCGAACAGGCGGGAGTCATCGACCTCGGCGAGCGCATCACGTGCGCTCGCCGATAATTCATCGATTTGTGGTCCATCGAGGTAAGGCGAGTCCTCCGCGACGATGAACGGCCAACTGATCTGATCACGGTCTGGTGTCCGGCTCATCAGGCCGACGACACGGGGACAGTTCGGTACTAGGGATTGTTCTTGGAGGACCCTCTGGCTGTGCCGTGGCCGGTGGTGGATTAGCTCTGCGTTCTCTCGAGTACGCCTACGCCTACGCGAACTCGTAGATCTGCGACACCCCGCTGCCCCGCCTGGTGTATACCCACACCCGGGTGGTGCCGGGCACTGGCGCGATATCCATGATCTCGGTCGGCCCTTCGGGCAGCGGATGCTCGGTCCACCGCCCGTCCCTGACGTGGAGCAGGTACGGCCGGCGGCCCTGAACGGGGTTGGCCGCGATCCACACCCCTCCTGCCGTGTCCGCCCGGGCAACGGTCAGCGCCGTCCCGGTCAGTTGGCGCTCCACCCGTCTCCACTCCCCGCCCTCCCAGTGCAGGACCACGCCCTCCTTCGCCATGTAGTGCATGCATGCCCCGGGCTTCTCCACCAGGACCGAGCCCACGGCCCAAGCGTCGTCGGGGGTGGGTACGGCCATGGCCTCGATCGAGAACCGCGGCCAGCCAGTGCTGATGCACTCCGCGGTGGTGGGGCTGGGCGCCGGGACAGCGACCTGGGGCAAGGGGTGAACGCTCCACCGCGAGCCCTCCCACCGGATGGCCTGGGTCTCGTCATGCCCGGCCTGAATCGCCCAGATCTGGCCTGCCCCGGAAGCGGCGACCCTCTCCAGTGACCTTGGGTCACCTCCGGGTTTCCGTACCTCCTTCCAGTTGCTCCCATCCCACCGGCTCAGTTGCCATCCTCCGTACTCGCCGACCTCGGCCATCCACACCTCGTCCTTGGCCGCGACCGCCATGTCCTGTCCGTCCATATCCTGTCCGTGAGATGGCCAGGGGCGTTTCACCCATTCGCCCCGCGCCCATTGCCATACACCGCTGGCTACCAGCCAAAGATCATCGCCGGCTGGCGAGGTCTTGAAACCGAAGGCGTAACCCGCCGTGCTGAAATTCTTGGGCAGGTCTAGGGGCCGCCAGGCATGCCCATCCCAGCGCATCATCAGCGACTTCTCACCCTGGACAAATGACCAGGCTTCCCCCGAGCTCATGGCGGCGATCGAGTGCCACTTGTGCTCGCCAGCCTCGGTCCAGGTGTGCGTCAGCCGCCACGACCGGACCGGCGGCTCGGGCGTCTGGGCAGGTGATGCGGACCGGGGAGCACAACCCACGAGCAGCAGAAGTAGAACCGAGATGAGCCGCATGCCAGCGCAGCCTAGTAGGACCGTCTCTCTCGACGGAGCCCGATCTTGGACATCACATGGCTCATTGCCAAACGCAGGTACAAGCGGGCGTGCGGTGCAGTAACCCGGCGAAGAATTCGCTGGGCGTGATCTGGCGGCGAAAGCCGCGCCTGACCACGCCGAGGGAGCGTGGCCGCCTCACCTGCTGCGGTAGACGAATCCGGCGGCGTCGTTCAGCGACCCGGCCAGCCACATCCGAGAGGTGCCAGGAACGCGGGCCAGCCTCACTGAGGTGACGACGTCCTCGTCCTCGGCATTGCCCACCATCACGTACTCCCGCGTCCATCGGCTTCCGTCGAAGTGCAGGGTCATCACTTGCCATGGCCTGGTCTTCTCATCGACGCCCGCAGCCCAGACTTCACGGCCGGAGGCGCCGACGGTGGTCAGCTTGCCCGTCCAGTCCGGCAGCGTGGCCTTCTGCCAGCTACGTCCGTCCCAGTGCAGGATGAGCGGCCGATTGTCGCGCCCGCAGGCGTCACCGGTCCTGCCCACGGCCCACACGTTGCTGGGACTGTCGTACGCCAACGCCGCGAGGGCGCCGTCGCCAGGGACGGAGACCGGATGAAATCCTCTGTCTCCCGGCGCGCGGTGCGACACCATGGGCTGGTCGGGGCCGCACTTGTCACCCTTCCGCACCCCGGCGATCCAGGTGTGTCCCTGCCCGGCGGCGACCGCGCGGAAGCCGAAGTCGACGAACGTCTTTGTGACACGCTCGCCGTCCCAGGAGACTACGGCGACGGGGTCGCCCGCGTTCCATGTGGTGGAGGTCAACACCGCGCGGCGACCGTCCACGGCGAGGTCCAGTGCGTGGTAGTCCGGGCCAGCGGGCTGGCTGTCGTGATAACGCTCGCCGTCCCATCGCCGGACGGCGCCTCTTCCGCCCGCCATCCAGACGTTGCGGGGGCCGGAGGCGTCGACCGTCCAAAACGACCGGTCTTCGCCCAGGCGCTGGACCTGCCAGCGGGAATCGTCCCAGCGGCCGATCCTGCCGTGGGCCGGTTGGTCCTCCGCCGCGTGCCATGAGCCGACGACCCAGGCCGCCTTCGTGTCTGGCGCCACAATGTCGCCTATCCTGCTGAATCGCCGGTCAAGCGCCCTCTTCCAGTGCGAGGAAATGATCAGAGGTTCCGGCGTCGCATGACGCTTCGCGGACGCCGGGGGAGGTGTGCATGACGCCAGGAGCATCAGGGCCGTAAGCGCGAGCCTTGAGATCATGGGCAGACCTCGCAGGTGGAGAAGTTCTCGGAGCACGGCAGGTGTAGGTACCCGTCCACGCCCTTGAGCCGGATGGGGATCGCACGAGCTATCAGCGATACCCCCGAGGTCGCCCTGTCGATCTTGTATGCCTTGCCCTGGACCTTACCCCAACGCCACCCATACGGCATGCTTCTGCGGCTGCCTGGCCGCCGTACCTGCTCGCCTGGTGGCGGCTGGTCACGAACTGCCGGCGTCACTGATAGTCGGTCATGGACATCTCCGGTCTGGCCAAGCGGGTGCACGGCCGTGACCATCTTTCCCGGCTCCTCCCCGAATGGCACGCAATGGTACGCGGAGATCAACAACCCCAGACAAGATCAATGCCCAGGCGCCGAATCCATCGGTCCACCTGGGCTCCCGCGTTGAGAGCGGGTGACGGGAATCGAACCCGCGCTGTCAGCTTGGGAACCATCTACTGATCTTGCCGTGCTGAGCTGGGAAAACGGGGACACAGGTCAGAGCGGGTCGAGTGACCCCGAACGGGCACGCACGGGCACGAGGCCGCCGAGGAAGGTGCCACTGTACGTGTCAACGGCCAAGTGCGTGTCGCCGCTGGTGGCCACGTAAATGTCCCCAGGGTCGCGGAGTTGACTACTTCTTGGGGAGGCGTTCTGGGCCCCGGCTGCGGGCCTGCCGCATGCGAAACGACTCACCCTCGGTGACCACGACGATGCTGTGGTGCAGCAGCCGATCAAGCAGGCTGACAGCAGTGGTGTGTTCGGGCAGGAAGCGGCCCCACTGGTCGAAGGGCCAGTGCGAGCCGATCCCCAAGGCGCGCCGCTCGTAGGCGGCCGCGACGAACCGGAACAGCAGCTGGGTGCCGGTGTCATCGAGTGGGGCGAACCCCACTTCGTCGATGATGACCAGGTCGGCGCGCAGCAGGTTCTCGATCACGCGGCCGACGGAGTTGTCGGCCAGCCCTCGATAGAGGGTCTCGACGAGTTCGGCGGCGGTGAAGTAGCGGACCTTATGCCCGGCCTGAATGGCGGCAACGCCGAAGGCGATGAGGCTATGGGACTTGCCGGTGCCGGCCGGGCCGACCGCGCAGTAGTTTTCCGCCGCGCGGATCCACTCCAAGCTGGCCAGGTAGTCGAAACTCGCCTGAGGGATCGAGGAAGCGGCGATGTCGAACTCCTCGATCGTTTTGATCACCGGGAAGGCGGCGGCCTTCATCCGCGCCCGGGCGTTGGACTCATCACGGGCGGCCAGCTCGGCATCGATGAGGGTGCGCAGGAACTCTTCGGGATTCCAGCGCTGGGTGCGGGCGGTGACCAGCAGCTCGGGCGCCAGCCTGCGGATCGTGGACAGCTTCAACCGGCGCAGCCCGCTATCGAGATCGGCGGCCAGAGCGGGGACGCTCGCGGCGGTCATGAGGCGTCTCCGATCCGGTCGAGCTTGTCCAGGGTGTAGTCCGCCAGGGAGCGGGTCGGGACGTGCGGCAACTCCAGGACCAGGGCGTCTCCAGGCGGGCGGACCTGCGCCGTGCCGGCTCCGGCGGCCAGGATGGCGCGCACGTCATCGGCGCGCCAGCGGCGAAAGGCGATAGCCCGCTCCAGCGCGGTCAGCAGCGCCGCCTGGCCGTGAGCCGCTTGCAGCGCGGCCAGCTCGACCAGATCAGCGGCCAGGCGGGTGTTGCCGGAGGCGGCTGAGCCGGTCAAGAACGTCTCGGCGATCGGGCCGAGTGCCAGGAACGCCTTCTCGGTCTCGGTGCGGGCGCGGGCGGCCCGGCGCGGCGTGGGCCGAGGGCCGCCGTAATGCTCATCGATGACCGACGCCTCGCCGGGCGGGACCGGGGCGTGATCGGCGACGATCTGTCCGGTGGCCAGGTCCGTGATCAGCAGCCGTCCGGCCGTCTCCACCACGGCGACCCGCGTGCCGATCAGCCGGGTGGGCACCGAGTAGCGGGCCGAGCCGAACCGCACGCACGACAGCCGGTCGACCTTGCGCGTCGCCGGCGGCTTGCCGATCGTCGGACGCAGTGAGGGCAGCGCGGTCAACACCTGCCGCTCGCTGACCAGCCGTTCGGCCGGAACCGCGCAGATCTCCGAATGCACCACGGAGTTGACCTCGGCGCACCATCGGCGGGCCGCGAGGTTGGCCATCGTCAGGTCATCGAACGGCGCCTGCGGCACGACCAGGTCCCGCTTGGCATAGCCGACCAGGTTCTCCACGATGCCCTTCGATTCCGGGTCGGCGGCCTCGCACCAGTCCGGCCGGAAGGCGTAGTGCGTGGCGAAGCGCACGTAGTCGGCGGTCGGGATGACCTTGTTGGCCACCACGCCGCCTTTCAGGCAGCCCATCCGATCGGCGAGCACCACCTTGGGCACGCCACGGAGTTCCTCAAAGCACTCGGCCAGGAAGGCGAGCGTGGTCTCGGCGCGCTCGTTGTCGGCGAAGCGGACGAACCGCACCCGTGACCAGGCCAGCACCGCGCAGAACACGTGCAGCCCGCGCCCGGCATCTCCCCAATCGATGACCAGCATCTCGCCCGGTGTCCAGACTGCCGGCCGCCGGCCGCGCGGGTGCTCGCGCCGCCAGTTCTTCTTCACCTCGGCCACCAGGCGGCGGAAGTTGCGCGCCGACCCGGCATATCCCGCGGCTTGCGCCAGTGGCAGCAGCCGCTTGGCCGAGATCTTCCCCGCGGTGGCCTTCACCTTCTCGACGACCAGATCGGTGACCTCGTCGAAGTTGTGCTCGCGCCGCTTACGGCTCGGCGCCTTGTCCCCGGCCAGCGCCTTGTTGATGATGCGTTTGACGGTCTTGTGCGTGGTGCCGCACATCTCGGCGGCTCCGCGATAGGTGCCTACCTCCCGGTAGGCGGCGATGATGTCCATGACTTCCCCCGCAGACTTCATGGCCGGGCAGACCCCCTGAGCGGTGATCTCGTGACTGGCTGACACCGTCACGATCACCGCTCAGGGCACACCCCTCCTCGCGACACGCGAACAGCACGAAGGAGAAGTGGGGACCTAAACCGGCCGCCAGTGGTGACCTCGAACTGGCCACCTGCGGGGACTTTTACATGGCCACGGACAGTGAGGTGATCTCAGCGAAATAGTTCGGACGATTGGGATTTCTTGGACGTCGTTGCCGACGTTCCGGGCCTTTCGGGAGGAGTCGCCGAAGGCCGGAAACAGGCGTGGAGCCCCCGGTAAAAGAGCTCTCACCACAAGACGCTCAACCGGCCGGAAGGCTCCACGTGATTGCTCATCGTGCCACGCTCGACGTCTCCCGCGCACTCGTTCAGTACGTCGCCCGCCTCCTGCACGAAGAACGCCGCCTGCGTGGCACCCCGAAAGGCAGCCGGGTCTTGAGCCCGTTCCGGCAGGCGGTCATGGTGGTGCGCTGGTTCCGCGGTGAGCATGACGTTCCCAAGCTCGGCCGTGATCATCGCGTCTCCCGGGCCACCGCCTACCGCTACATCCACGAGGGAATCGAGGTTCTCGCAGCTCAAGCGCCGGATCTGTCCCAAGCCATCGAGCGCGCACACGCTGAGGGGCTGGCATACGTGATACTCGATGGCACCCTGATCTCCATCGACCGCTGCGCCGAGCAGACCGTCAGCGTCAAGGGCGAACCCATCGACGCCTGGTACTCAGGCAAGGCCCACCAGCACGCCGGCAACCTGCAAGCGCTCTCGGCACCGGACGGGCTGCCGTTGTGGATCGCCGAGGTCGAACCCGGCTCCGTCCACGACCTCACCGCCGCCCGCGCTCACGTCCTGGGTGCGCTGTACGTCGCAGCCGCACGCGGCCTGCCGACCCTCGCCGACAGCGGCTACGACGGCGCGGGAATCGGCATCCACACGCCGATCAAACAGCTCGAAGGCAACCAGATCCTCAGCCCGGACAACCGCACCTACAACCGGCTTCTACGAGCCCTACGCTGTCTCGGCGAGCGTGGATTCGCCCTGCTCAAAGGCCGCTGGCGGACTCTCCAGCACATCACCGTGAGCCCGAGCAGAATCGGCGACATCGCCCGCGCGGCGCTTGTTCTCACCCACTTCGAGCACGATTACCTACCGGCAATTCGCTGAGATCACATCAGTACGAGGGGCGAGTTGAACCGTGCGCCTATCTGTTGACCAGGGAAAACACTGGCTGAATCTGGATTGATCTACACGGCGCGCTGCCGGTTCGAGAACTGGCCGACATCCGCCGGAAGTGACTGATGGCTTATCTGAAATGACAGAGTGTGAAATTCCATTGCGAGACCCTGTGAGATCGCGTAGATGGCTCCTGTTAGAGACATGCGGACACGCCGAGGAGCACAGCGATGCATCTTCAACGCCAGTCCCATCGTCGGTCCTGAAATTGCCTCTGGTATAGCTGGAACCTCAGTTGGTCATCGGAACGTTTGACTGAGCAATAAGTGATCGTGAGAGGAGCCCCGGCGTGTCGACACCCCCCGGAGATCAGTCGTCGCAGCCGGAAGAGCCCGTACTGCGGGGAGGTGACAGCGAGCAATTTCCTGAGACCTGGACAGAGCCTACGACATATCCCGTCGGCCGTAGACGGCTTCGCCCTCCAGGGATCACGCTCATCGTAGTTGGGATTGCCGTTCTGGTCGCAGGATCTCTGCTCGCCGTCAGCGCCGTGATTCGCCAAGTCACGCGCCCCGTTGTCTCGGCTGAGATGCCGGACCGGTCCGGCATACCCAAGAACACCAAACCCGGCGACTGCCTAAAGGCTGGCAAGAATACAGAGCACGAGATTGTCGCCTGTACAGACCCAGATGCGATCCAGAGGATCACACATGTCTTCACCGACATGACCATGGCCGCCTTTAACGCCAGAATGTCCAACGGCGGCGACATCTGCCCCGAGGGCGAGAGGACTACCGCCTACTCAGAAGGGGATGACAATGCCAAGGCGACCGTCTACTGCCTAGCATGGGCCGCTACCGCGGTAGCAAGTCAGCACGCCAAAGCGGAAGCCGACGACGTTAGTTCCCCAGCAGTCGACTTCTACCAAACCGCTAAAGTCAACGACTGCGTTACCGGCGACACCTACACGGACTACAAGGTGGTCCCGTGTGCTGACGCAACTGCTGCATGGAAGATCACTAAGAAGACCGTCGCAACCCGTGCAGAGTTGGATTCCGAGTCGCCGGACAACAGTCGATGCGCCCAGAATGAGGTCATGGTTAGCCACTGGAGCAGCGAACACTCAGAGGCGCAAGCCGACGTGTTTTGTCTAGTCCGCACACGATGACCTCTTCAGCGGACATGAAGCGCGGACGACCTGGCTTTTCAGTCTGAGAGCGGGTGACGGGAATCGAATCCGCGCTGTCAGCTTGGGAACCGGCTACTGATCTTGCCGTAATGAGCTGCGAAGATAGGGGTGCAGGTCAGAGCGGTCGGTTGACCTTGAGCGTCCGTCAGTGACCGCGGTTCCCCGCCTGTTCTGGCACGGATCCGGCACGACGATCAAGTCTGCGGCTGACACCGCCTCAGTTATCTGAGGAGTTGACGATGGCGGCCAGGAGCTGACGGTCATAGGGAAGTCTTACTAGGGTGAACAGCTTGTCCGGGGTCCAGAACGTCTCCAGAGGCCCGGGGCGCCAGATCTCGTTGTTGTCGAGAAGGGCTTGAAGGTAAGCGCGTTGGGCTTCGTTCAGAGGGCTGTTCGCGGAGAATCGCTGAGGTGGTGGGAAGGCTGCTTCCAATAGCAAGCCCCAGTCTGGATATCCAGTGGAATGGCCCGCTCTGGCTGCCACCGCCAGCGCTGTCGGCAGTAGTTCGGCAAAGTCCGGCACGCGCCGTACGGCCTCACTGATCAGGCGGCTTGGAGAGTGGTCGTCGGTGCCCAGTAGCAGCAGATGCGGATCGGGATACCAATCGGCGAACTGGTCCGGATCGGCAATCGCGTCGAGGATGACTCGTGTCCCGTCCGGGTCGTCCGCGAGGTTGGATGCGGAGGCCGCCAGGAGCCGGATGCGCGGGTCTTGGTCGAAGAGAAAGTCTCTGTTTACGGCACCGATCTGGTCGAGTTCGACGAGCGTCTTGGCCTTCTCGTAGGAGGTGTCGGCATTGCGTGCGCGGCTCTCGATCAGGGTGATGATCTCAGTCCGTCGGCTCGCAACCGTTGGCACCTGGCATAGCAGCGCTGCCGTGGTCGTGGCGGCCACCCGAGTGTGGAGATCGTGGTCCGTCAAGCACTGGAGGACGGGATCCACCAGGGCGGGTGAGGCAGCTCGACACTGAATGATGGCCTCATAGCCCTCAGTATCCGGTTCCTCATTTCGCGCACTGGAAGCACCGCTCTTGCGAGGAGTGCAGTATGCCTCCCAAAGCTCACTCTCCGTCCTGTCAGGCTCGGTACCCTCGGCTACCACGGCGAGAAAGCTGAGAAGATACGCGCGCACGGGCTCCGGCTGCCACCCGTTGACCGAGATCGACTGATCGAACTGCGGATTTGCGAGTAGGTCGGCGACCACGAGGGCTGCGGGGGCTGTGGCGGAGTAGACGGAGCTTTGGTGGGTGACCGATCCGTAGAGGTGCTCAACCGTCTCGACCCACGCGGTGTCGTCATCGTCCGATAGGCGCTGGAGATGACCCAGTGAATCCGTAGCTGCCCGTAGGCATGCGACAAGCGTGACCAGTCGTGCGCGTGCAGAGCATCCCATCCCAAAAGCATCCCGACATTCTGCCGCAAGGGACGCAGGACCAGGCTGGGAAGCCAGGAGACAGGGCGGAAAGGCCTCTAATCCGGACCTTCATACTGAGAGCGGGTGACGGGAATCGAACCCGCGCTGTCAGCTTGGGAACTCTTTCAAGATCACGTGGGCTGAGCTGGGGAAACGCCGACCTGGGCGTATGCCGGTCGAGTGACCGTGAGTCCCCGTGACTCCCCACTGATCGCTCTGCGAACGGGCACGCAACGGGCACGCAACCGGCGTGCCGCAGTCGGGCCTGGGATCCCAATCGCCATGTGGTCGGAGCATGAGATACAGCGCGAACAGTCCTGCCCTTAAGGTGCTGGCTTATGTGGGCTTGCCTCAACTCGACCCTCAACGGAATGATCAGGCTGCCTCTGCAGTCACGTGATCCCCTGAGACCAAGGACTCCCTCATGACCATGTCGTCCCATGCCTGCCCACGCCGAAGGCGGGCATGCTTAGTGCGTATAAATTCCGCAATTCTTCTTACCACTTCCCTGCTCATGTC from Nonomuraea polychroma encodes the following:
- a CDS encoding DUF6247 family protein translates to MTAEPYEPVIARTPDQIVESLNGDRSPRNIRACLPPADRGHFDKDYRQAMAKATEELDLSPVNDLLAHWCHIARMKATGEYEEVMEQAARVQEQIESGEYVQGRPLREVLAERAAALGVKLDL
- the istB gene encoding IS21-like element helper ATPase IstB, with the protein product MTAASVPALAADLDSGLRRLKLSTIRRLAPELLVTARTQRWNPEEFLRTLIDAELAARDESNARARMKAAAFPVIKTIEEFDIAASSIPQASFDYLASLEWIRAAENYCAVGPAGTGKSHSLIAFGVAAIQAGHKVRYFTAAELVETLYRGLADNSVGRVIENLLRADLVIIDEVGFAPLDDTGTQLLFRFVAAAYERRALGIGSHWPFDQWGRFLPEHTTAVSLLDRLLHHSIVVVTEGESFRMRQARSRGPERLPKK
- the istA gene encoding IS21 family transposase gives rise to the protein MKSAGEVMDIIAAYREVGTYRGAAEMCGTTHKTVKRIINKALAGDKAPSRKRREHNFDEVTDLVVEKVKATAGKISAKRLLPLAQAAGYAGSARNFRRLVAEVKKNWRREHPRGRRPAVWTPGEMLVIDWGDAGRGLHVFCAVLAWSRVRFVRFADNERAETTLAFLAECFEELRGVPKVVLADRMGCLKGGVVANKVIPTADYVRFATHYAFRPDWCEAADPESKGIVENLVGYAKRDLVVPQAPFDDLTMANLAARRWCAEVNSVVHSEICAVPAERLVSERQVLTALPSLRPTIGKPPATRKVDRLSCVRFGSARYSVPTRLIGTRVAVVETAGRLLITDLATGQIVADHAPVPPGEASVIDEHYGGPRPTPRRAARARTETEKAFLALGPIAETFLTGSAASGNTRLAADLVELAALQAAHGQAALLTALERAIAFRRWRADDVRAILAAGAGTAQVRPPGDALVLELPHVPTRSLADYTLDKLDRIGDAS
- a CDS encoding transposase family protein yields the protein MIAHRATLDVSRALVQYVARLLHEERRLRGTPKGSRVLSPFRQAVMVVRWFRGEHDVPKLGRDHRVSRATAYRYIHEGIEVLAAQAPDLSQAIERAHAEGLAYVILDGTLISIDRCAEQTVSVKGEPIDAWYSGKAHQHAGNLQALSAPDGLPLWIAEVEPGSVHDLTAARAHVLGALYVAAARGLPTLADSGYDGAGIGIHTPIKQLEGNQILSPDNRTYNRLLRALRCLGERGFALLKGRWRTLQHITVSPSRIGDIARAALVLTHFEHDYLPAIR
- a CDS encoding LppU/SCO3897 family protein, whose protein sequence is MSTPPGDQSSQPEEPVLRGGDSEQFPETWTEPTTYPVGRRRLRPPGITLIVVGIAVLVAGSLLAVSAVIRQVTRPVVSAEMPDRSGIPKNTKPGDCLKAGKNTEHEIVACTDPDAIQRITHVFTDMTMAAFNARMSNGGDICPEGERTTAYSEGDDNAKATVYCLAWAATAVASQHAKAEADDVSSPAVDFYQTAKVNDCVTGDTYTDYKVVPCADATAAWKITKKTVATRAELDSESPDNSRCAQNEVMVSHWSSEHSEAQADVFCLVRTR